The following proteins come from a genomic window of Hymenobacter canadensis:
- a CDS encoding class I SAM-dependent methyltransferase, with product MTPYPLFQAAVLFALLLPTACTQTPMESAAAIGAERRLQTGPAAAPDTSGYRVGAPQDPNGIGKYYQGRQIAHVMGHEGADWLERNDRQEEEGTDILLRELQLKPTDVVADIGAGTGYFSFRISPLVPKGKVLAVDIQPEMIEYLRDNRTRNKAPNVQPVLGTVQNPNLPAAGVDLVLIVDAYHEFDHPREMMQSIYKSLRPGGRLALVEYRAEDPNVPIKRIHKMSEAQARKEVEAAGLEFVENRQTLPQQHLLIFQRKK from the coding sequence ATGACTCCTTACCCCCTGTTCCAAGCAGCTGTGCTGTTTGCCCTTCTGCTTCCCACAGCCTGCACCCAAACGCCGATGGAAAGCGCTGCCGCCATAGGCGCGGAGCGCCGGCTGCAAACCGGTCCGGCGGCGGCCCCCGATACCTCTGGCTATCGGGTGGGCGCGCCGCAGGACCCCAACGGCATCGGCAAGTATTATCAAGGCCGCCAGATTGCCCACGTAATGGGCCACGAAGGCGCCGACTGGCTGGAACGCAACGACCGGCAGGAAGAAGAAGGCACCGATATTCTGCTGCGTGAGCTACAGCTAAAGCCCACCGATGTGGTAGCGGATATCGGGGCCGGCACCGGCTACTTCTCCTTTCGGATCAGCCCGCTGGTGCCCAAAGGCAAGGTATTGGCCGTGGATATTCAGCCGGAAATGATTGAGTATCTGCGCGACAACCGAACCCGCAACAAGGCCCCCAACGTGCAGCCGGTGCTCGGCACCGTGCAAAACCCCAACCTGCCGGCCGCCGGCGTGGATCTGGTGCTGATTGTGGATGCCTACCACGAGTTCGACCACCCGCGCGAAATGATGCAGTCCATTTACAAGTCGCTGCGACCGGGCGGGCGCCTGGCGCTGGTGGAATACCGCGCTGAAGACCCCAACGTGCCCATCAAGCGCATCCATAAGATGAGCGAGGCCCAGGCCCGCAAGGAAGTGGAAGCGGCCGGCCTAGAGTTTGTGGAAAACCGCCAGACGCTGCCGCAGCAGCACCTGCTGATTTTCCAGCGCAAAAAGTAA
- the priA gene encoding replication restart helicase PriA, whose amino-acid sequence MSLTFDFVQPQPEPAADRVTLFADVILPLPLPKLYTYRVPFELNDQVVIGGRVIVQFGAKRTLSCIVAAVHETPPKDYQAKYILEFIDETPVVTQPQLKLFRWMADYYLCTLGEVINAALPAALKLNSESRVQLHPVWLNTDEADRYPLSEQEQKVVVALLDGEEGKSMTFTEVGDVLGIASFHKVIKSLMHKETIFLFEHLADKYSPKVVKKVRLAHHYVAEAALEGLFAQLASRAKQLDVLMRYLQKVPVYQNEHANHNGIEKAYLSSAPHLSPSAVNTLIKNGVLEQFDVIVSRFPLDDATEANMHFRLSETQQAAHDDILDQFNTKDIVLLHGVTGAGKTEIYIELIRQALDGGGQVLYLLPEIALTAQIVTRLMRVFGSRLGVYHSKFSDNERVEVWNGVLSGRFQVVVGVRSSVFLPFDNLALLIVDEEHESSYKQYDPAPRYNAREVALMMANFQGAKTLLGSATPSVETYYQTRTGRYGLVSLTKRYGEAGLPEIELVDTRKAREAKTLLNHFTPELMAEMESKLAQKEQVILFQNRRGYAPFINCLDCGWIPKCTNCAVSLSYHKQAHELRCHYCGHHDRMPVQCPACGSRNIKTVGFGTEKIEDDLKVMLPQASVQRMDLDTTRAKNSYQQIISDFEQQVTNVLVGTQMVTKGLDFANVSLVGIINADSIIHYPDFRAHERAFQMFVQVSGRAGRKGKKGKVIIQTADPQQVIFDKVIRNDYLEFYEYEILQRREHGYPPFMRIIRLTVKHMDQLLCERAAMLLTGELVERLGREAVLGPEAPYIFRIRNFYLQEITIKLSREHTVLKAAKADILDAINLIRDQKDYKQARFVADVDPM is encoded by the coding sequence TTGAGCCTTACGTTCGACTTTGTTCAGCCGCAGCCGGAACCGGCCGCCGACCGGGTTACGCTCTTCGCCGACGTGATTCTGCCGCTGCCGCTGCCCAAGCTCTATACCTACCGCGTGCCCTTCGAGCTGAACGACCAGGTCGTGATTGGCGGGCGCGTGATTGTGCAGTTTGGGGCCAAGCGCACCCTGAGCTGCATTGTGGCGGCCGTGCACGAAACGCCGCCCAAAGATTACCAGGCCAAGTACATCCTGGAGTTCATCGACGAAACGCCCGTCGTGACCCAGCCACAGCTCAAGCTGTTCCGCTGGATGGCCGACTATTACCTCTGTACCCTGGGCGAGGTGATAAACGCCGCGCTGCCGGCCGCCCTCAAGCTCAACTCCGAGAGCCGCGTGCAGCTGCATCCGGTGTGGCTGAACACCGACGAGGCCGACCGCTACCCGCTCAGCGAGCAGGAGCAGAAAGTGGTGGTGGCTTTGCTGGACGGCGAGGAAGGCAAGTCGATGACGTTTACGGAGGTGGGCGACGTGCTAGGCATTGCGTCCTTCCACAAGGTCATCAAGAGCCTGATGCACAAGGAAACCATCTTCCTGTTCGAGCATCTGGCCGACAAATACTCGCCGAAGGTGGTGAAGAAGGTACGGCTGGCCCACCATTACGTGGCCGAGGCGGCGCTGGAGGGCCTGTTTGCGCAGCTGGCCAGCCGCGCCAAGCAGCTGGATGTGCTGATGCGCTACCTGCAGAAGGTGCCCGTGTACCAGAACGAGCACGCCAACCACAACGGCATCGAGAAGGCCTACCTGTCGTCGGCGCCGCACCTGTCGCCGTCGGCGGTGAATACGCTCATCAAAAACGGCGTGCTGGAGCAGTTCGACGTGATTGTGTCGCGGTTTCCGCTGGACGATGCCACGGAGGCCAACATGCACTTCCGGCTGAGCGAAACCCAGCAGGCGGCCCACGACGACATCCTGGACCAATTCAACACCAAGGACATTGTGCTGCTGCACGGCGTAACGGGCGCTGGCAAAACGGAAATCTACATCGAACTGATCCGACAGGCGCTGGACGGCGGCGGGCAGGTGCTGTACCTGCTGCCCGAAATTGCCCTCACGGCCCAGATTGTGACCCGCCTAATGCGCGTGTTCGGCTCGCGGCTGGGCGTGTACCACTCCAAATTCTCCGACAACGAGCGGGTGGAAGTATGGAACGGCGTGCTTTCCGGCCGCTTCCAGGTGGTGGTGGGCGTGCGCTCGTCGGTGTTTTTGCCGTTTGACAACCTGGCGTTGCTGATTGTGGACGAAGAGCACGAAAGCAGCTACAAGCAATACGACCCCGCCCCGCGCTACAACGCCCGCGAGGTGGCTTTGATGATGGCCAACTTCCAGGGCGCCAAAACCCTGCTGGGCTCGGCCACGCCGTCGGTGGAAACCTACTACCAGACCCGCACCGGCCGCTACGGCCTCGTGAGCCTCACCAAGCGCTACGGCGAGGCCGGCCTGCCCGAAATTGAGCTGGTAGACACCCGCAAGGCCCGCGAAGCCAAAACGCTGCTCAACCACTTCACGCCCGAGCTGATGGCGGAGATGGAAAGCAAGCTGGCCCAGAAGGAACAAGTAATTCTGTTTCAGAACCGCCGCGGCTACGCGCCTTTCATCAACTGCCTGGACTGCGGCTGGATTCCGAAGTGCACCAACTGCGCCGTGAGCCTCAGCTACCACAAGCAGGCCCACGAGCTGCGCTGCCACTACTGCGGCCACCACGACCGGATGCCGGTGCAGTGCCCGGCCTGCGGCTCGCGCAACATCAAAACCGTGGGCTTCGGCACCGAGAAGATTGAGGACGACCTGAAGGTGATGCTGCCCCAGGCCAGCGTGCAGCGCATGGACCTCGACACCACCCGCGCCAAAAACTCCTACCAGCAGATCATTTCGGACTTCGAGCAGCAGGTGACGAATGTGCTGGTGGGCACCCAGATGGTGACCAAGGGCCTCGACTTCGCCAACGTGAGTCTGGTGGGCATCATCAACGCCGACAGCATCATTCACTATCCCGATTTCCGGGCGCACGAGCGGGCCTTCCAGATGTTTGTGCAGGTGAGTGGGCGCGCCGGCCGAAAGGGCAAGAAAGGCAAGGTCATCATCCAGACCGCCGACCCACAGCAGGTGATTTTCGACAAGGTGATCCGCAATGACTACCTGGAGTTCTACGAGTATGAAATCCTGCAACGGCGCGAGCATGGCTACCCGCCGTTCATGCGCATCATCCGGCTCACCGTCAAGCACATGGACCAACTACTGTGCGAGCGGGCTGCCATGCTGCTCACTGGCGAACTGGTAGAACGGCTGGGCCGCGAGGCGGTGCTGGGGCCGGAAGCGCCGTATATCTTCCGGATCCGCAACTTCTACCTGCAGGAAATCACCATCAAGCTCAGCCGCGAGCATACCGTGCTCAAAGCCGCCAAAGCCGACATCCTGGACGCCATCAACCTGATCCGCGACCAGAAAGACTACAAGCAGGCCCGCTTCGTGGCCGACGTAGACCCAATGTAG
- a CDS encoding thioredoxin domain-containing protein, with translation MSSAAAPNRLAQQTSPYLLQHAHNPVDWYPWGEEALQRARAEQKPIVVSIGYAACHWCHVMERESFENPQVAAVMNAHFVCIKVDREERPDVDQVYMEALHAMGVQGGWPLNVFLTPDAKPFYGGTYFPPTSWTELLTSIGEAYQNENRQELEASAEQFAQALQMSELHKYRLAPSAEGLSEEELAESLRNLSARFDLDKGGMSGAPKFPMPGIWRLLLRASQIAPGTALLAQAMRTVRHMAWGGLYDQIGGGFARYSVDEDWLAPHFEKMLYDNGQLLSLYAEAYQLQPDELLREVVYDTVAFVQRELTSPEGGFYASLDADSEGEEGRFYVFTQQELQDILGDEQPLASAYYNCTATGNWEHGRNILHRHQTPEAFAEAHQLQPAVLAGLVQGWKQKLLAARDLRPRPALDDKILTSWNALLLQGLLDAYRAFAEPEFLTLAVRNAHFLQANLRRGPGVWRSYQQGRATIGGFLDDYAFLIQAYISLYEATFQENWLREADQLAQYTLTHFFDAAEDLFFYTDDTSEQLIARKKELLDNVLPSSNSVMAHNLHRLGLHLGNMRYAELAAAMLRRVQALVAQQPQATANWAALYTSLLRPTAEVTIVGPEVEVYRQELGRHFLPNVVVAGATEVGSSLPLLEGRTALQGRTTLYVCYNHACQRPVHTVAEALAQL, from the coding sequence ATGTCGTCAGCTGCCGCGCCCAATCGTTTAGCTCAGCAAACCAGCCCCTACCTGCTCCAGCACGCGCACAACCCGGTAGACTGGTATCCGTGGGGCGAGGAGGCGCTGCAACGGGCCCGCGCCGAGCAGAAGCCCATTGTGGTGAGCATTGGGTACGCCGCCTGCCACTGGTGCCACGTCATGGAACGGGAGTCGTTTGAGAACCCGCAGGTAGCGGCCGTGATGAACGCGCACTTCGTGTGCATCAAAGTAGACCGGGAAGAGCGCCCCGATGTGGACCAGGTGTACATGGAGGCCCTGCATGCCATGGGGGTGCAGGGCGGCTGGCCGCTGAACGTGTTTCTGACCCCGGATGCCAAGCCGTTTTACGGCGGCACCTACTTCCCTCCTACCAGCTGGACAGAGCTGCTCACCAGCATCGGCGAAGCGTACCAGAACGAAAACCGCCAGGAGCTGGAGGCTTCTGCCGAGCAGTTCGCGCAGGCGCTGCAGATGAGCGAGCTACACAAATACCGCCTTGCCCCTTCCGCTGAAGGTCTGTCGGAGGAGGAGCTGGCGGAATCGTTGCGGAACCTGTCAGCCCGATTCGATTTGGACAAAGGAGGTATGAGCGGAGCGCCCAAATTTCCAATGCCCGGCATCTGGCGCTTGCTACTGCGGGCCAGCCAGATTGCTCCCGGCACGGCGCTGCTGGCCCAGGCCATGCGCACCGTGCGGCACATGGCCTGGGGCGGCCTCTACGACCAGATTGGGGGCGGCTTTGCCCGCTATTCGGTGGACGAAGACTGGCTGGCCCCCCATTTCGAGAAGATGCTTTACGACAACGGGCAGCTGCTGAGCCTGTACGCCGAAGCCTACCAGCTCCAGCCCGACGAGTTGCTGCGGGAAGTGGTGTACGATACGGTGGCCTTCGTGCAGCGGGAGCTGACCAGCCCCGAGGGCGGCTTCTACGCCTCGCTGGATGCAGATAGCGAGGGCGAGGAAGGGCGGTTCTACGTTTTCACCCAGCAGGAGCTGCAGGACATTCTGGGTGATGAGCAGCCGCTGGCCTCGGCCTACTACAACTGCACGGCAACTGGCAACTGGGAGCATGGCCGCAACATTCTGCACCGCCACCAGACCCCGGAGGCCTTTGCCGAAGCCCATCAGCTGCAGCCGGCCGTGCTGGCGGGGCTGGTGCAGGGCTGGAAGCAGAAACTGCTGGCGGCCCGCGACCTTCGCCCCCGCCCCGCCCTCGACGACAAAATCCTGACCAGCTGGAACGCGCTGCTGCTGCAAGGGCTTCTCGATGCCTACCGGGCCTTTGCGGAGCCGGAGTTTCTGACGCTGGCGGTGCGCAATGCCCATTTTCTGCAAGCCAACCTGCGGCGGGGCCCGGGCGTTTGGCGTAGCTACCAGCAGGGCCGTGCCACCATCGGCGGCTTCCTCGACGACTATGCTTTCCTGATTCAAGCCTACATCAGCCTCTACGAAGCTACCTTCCAGGAGAACTGGCTGCGTGAAGCCGACCAGCTGGCCCAGTACACGCTCACGCATTTTTTCGATGCCGCCGAAGACCTGTTTTTCTACACCGACGACACCAGTGAGCAGCTGATAGCCCGCAAAAAGGAACTACTCGACAACGTCCTGCCTTCTTCCAACTCCGTGATGGCGCACAACCTGCACCGGCTGGGGCTGCACCTCGGCAATATGCGCTACGCCGAGCTAGCCGCCGCCATGCTGCGCCGCGTGCAGGCGCTGGTGGCGCAGCAGCCCCAGGCCACCGCAAACTGGGCCGCCCTGTACACCTCACTGCTCCGCCCCACCGCCGAAGTTACCATCGTCGGGCCCGAGGTGGAGGTGTACCGGCAGGAGCTGGGCCGGCACTTTTTGCCCAACGTGGTGGTGGCCGGCGCTACTGAGGTTGGCTCATCATTGCCGCTGCTGGAGGGCCGCACGGCCCTGCAGGGGCGCACCACGCTCTACGTCTGCTACAACCACGCCTGCCAGCGGCCGGTGCACACCGTCGCGGAGGCGTTGGCGCAGCTATAG
- a CDS encoding S-adenosylmethionine:tRNA ribosyltransferase-isomerase — protein MSSSLPDPRQLSIHDYTYQLPPERIAPEPLAQRDQSQLLLSRQGAIEDRTFHELPAVLPADSLLVFNDTKVVRARLFCHKPTGGQIELFCLEPVAPHRALEPAMQQTGSCVWKCLVGNGKRWKTGPVLLEFEALGAPATLTAERLEATAEGYSLIQFSWEPAALPFAEVLRGAGHLPLPPYLNRDDTAVDAVRYQTVYAAHEGAVAAPTAGLHFSEAVLAELAERGHQQVRVTLHVGAGTFQPVKADRMDGHAMHGEPISVSRAVLEQLLHHAPRPIIAVGTTSLRTLESLYWLGVQAAQGLLPTDATPHVGQWQPYEPGSDLPTAAALHALLHHLDTQQQDTLHATTQLLIAPGYRFRLIQGLVTNFHQPESTLLLLVAALIGPGWRRVYDHALASGYRFLSYGDSSLLLP, from the coding sequence ATGTCCAGTTCCCTGCCCGACCCACGCCAGCTTTCCATCCACGACTACACCTACCAGCTCCCGCCCGAGCGTATCGCGCCCGAGCCCCTGGCCCAGCGCGACCAGTCGCAACTGCTGCTGAGCCGCCAGGGCGCTATTGAAGACCGCACATTTCACGAGCTGCCGGCCGTGTTGCCGGCCGATTCGCTGCTGGTCTTCAACGATACCAAAGTGGTACGGGCCCGCCTGTTCTGCCACAAGCCCACCGGCGGCCAGATCGAGCTGTTTTGCCTGGAGCCGGTAGCGCCACACCGCGCGCTGGAGCCCGCCATGCAGCAAACCGGCTCCTGCGTCTGGAAATGCCTGGTCGGGAATGGCAAGCGCTGGAAAACCGGGCCGGTTTTGCTGGAGTTTGAAGCCTTAGGTGCGCCGGCCACGCTCACGGCCGAGCGGCTGGAAGCCACCGCTGAAGGCTATTCACTGATTCAGTTCAGCTGGGAGCCGGCCGCGCTGCCGTTTGCCGAAGTGCTGCGCGGGGCCGGCCACCTGCCCCTCCCCCCCTACCTCAACCGCGACGACACCGCCGTAGATGCCGTGCGATACCAGACCGTGTACGCCGCCCATGAAGGCGCCGTAGCGGCTCCTACCGCCGGCCTGCACTTCTCCGAAGCTGTGTTGGCTGAGCTGGCCGAACGCGGCCACCAGCAGGTGCGCGTGACGCTGCATGTGGGCGCCGGCACCTTCCAGCCCGTGAAAGCCGACCGCATGGACGGCCACGCTATGCACGGCGAGCCCATCAGCGTGAGCCGGGCGGTGTTGGAGCAGTTGCTGCACCATGCCCCGCGCCCTATCATTGCGGTGGGTACCACTAGTCTGCGCACGCTGGAAAGCCTTTACTGGCTGGGCGTGCAGGCCGCCCAAGGTTTACTCCCAACCGATGCCACGCCGCACGTAGGCCAGTGGCAGCCCTACGAGCCCGGCTCCGACCTGCCCACAGCCGCCGCGCTGCACGCCCTGCTACACCACCTCGACACGCAGCAGCAGGACACGCTGCACGCCACCACGCAGCTACTCATCGCGCCCGGCTACCGATTCCGCCTTATTCAGGGATTGGTCACGAATTTTCATCAGCCCGAAAGCACCCTGCTGCTGCTGGTAGCCGCCCTGATAGGGCCGGGCTGGCGGCGCGTGTACGACCACGCCCTGGCCAGCGGCTACCGGTTCCTCAGCTACGGTGACTCCTCGCTGCTGCTGCCGTAG
- a CDS encoding M14 family metallopeptidase: MLACGLALLGGPAMLPATAQTTPATSAETGALLTPAQFLGYELGARFTPHATLLRYVEHVSAHSTGRMRVQPYGSTYENRPLEVVQVGTPENLARLDDIRQNNLRLAGLQSGTARTEAPAVVWLSYNIHGNEAVSSEAVMQVLYDLANPQNEQTREYLQHTVLLIDPCVNPDGHERYAQWYNRVRAQTPNASPYAWEHHEPWPGGRYNHYYFDLNRDWAWQTQQESRQRLTLYNQWLPQVHADFHEMGPDDPYYFSPAAKPYHEDITDFQRKFQGVIGDYNRTVFDKNNWLYFTRETYDLFYPSYGDTYPSFNGAIGMTYEQGGSGRAGVRYAKADGDTLTLAQRISHHHAASLATIRAASERQPELIREFKKYFDDARTKPRGTYKTFVVAGAGDPGQLKAFTQYLERQQIQYGYAPRRQRTRGFNYFSGKEENVQVEAQDVVVSMFQPKSTLVKVLFEPRPALEDSLTYDITAWALPYSFGLKSYALKDRIATDGKAPSKATLNNSAATGQPYAYVARWNNLQDVRFLSRLLQQKVKVRVAGRAFEAEGQKYQPGTLVITRTGNETLGAKFDQLVRAQADSSGVMLQAVKSGFSTSGADLGSGYVRNVARPNVAVVAGEGVSSTAFGEVWHFFEQQIGYPVTVLGSDYLRSVPLAKFDVLILPDGDYSDIYNERQLEALKTWVRGGGRLIAMEGASAFLAGKKDFLLRTKPADSSATKKASPYRLLKPYANAEREQIGQRVQGSVYRVQLDNTHPLAFGYGDTYFALVRDTLNYRFLGEGGWNVGVLKRDNYAAGFAGRQARRKLTDTFVFGAQDMGRGQVIYMADNPLFRGFWQGGKLLFGNALFFVGQ; this comes from the coding sequence ATGCTAGCCTGCGGGCTGGCGCTTCTGGGCGGCCCGGCCATGCTGCCGGCCACCGCCCAGACCACGCCCGCCACCTCTGCCGAAACCGGCGCGCTGCTCACGCCCGCCCAGTTTCTGGGCTATGAGCTGGGCGCCCGCTTCACGCCGCACGCCACGCTGCTGCGCTACGTAGAGCATGTGTCGGCCCACTCCACCGGCCGCATGCGCGTCCAGCCCTACGGCAGTACCTACGAAAACCGCCCGCTGGAAGTGGTGCAGGTCGGGACGCCCGAAAACCTGGCCCGCCTCGACGATATCCGCCAGAACAACCTGCGCCTAGCCGGCCTGCAGTCTGGCACCGCCCGCACCGAAGCTCCGGCCGTGGTGTGGCTCAGCTACAATATCCACGGCAACGAGGCCGTGTCGTCGGAGGCCGTGATGCAGGTGCTGTATGACCTGGCCAACCCCCAGAACGAGCAAACCCGCGAGTACCTGCAGCATACCGTGCTGCTGATTGACCCCTGCGTGAACCCCGACGGCCACGAGCGGTACGCGCAGTGGTACAACCGCGTGCGGGCCCAGACGCCGAATGCCTCGCCCTACGCCTGGGAGCACCACGAGCCCTGGCCCGGCGGCCGCTACAACCACTACTACTTCGACCTGAACCGCGACTGGGCCTGGCAAACCCAGCAGGAGAGCCGCCAGCGCCTCACGCTCTACAACCAATGGCTGCCCCAGGTGCACGCCGACTTTCACGAAATGGGCCCCGACGACCCGTACTACTTCTCGCCGGCCGCCAAGCCCTACCACGAGGATATTACCGATTTCCAGCGCAAGTTTCAGGGTGTTATCGGTGACTACAACCGCACAGTGTTCGACAAGAATAACTGGCTGTACTTCACCCGCGAAACCTACGACCTGTTCTACCCCAGCTACGGCGACACCTATCCGTCGTTCAACGGCGCCATCGGCATGACCTACGAGCAGGGCGGCTCGGGCCGAGCCGGCGTGCGCTACGCCAAGGCCGATGGCGACACGCTCACGCTGGCCCAGCGCATCAGCCACCACCACGCGGCCAGCCTGGCCACCATCCGGGCCGCTTCCGAGCGCCAGCCCGAGTTGATCCGGGAGTTCAAGAAGTACTTCGATGATGCCCGTACTAAGCCGCGCGGCACCTACAAAACGTTCGTGGTGGCCGGGGCCGGCGACCCGGGCCAGCTGAAGGCTTTCACGCAGTACCTGGAGCGCCAGCAGATTCAGTACGGCTACGCGCCGCGCCGCCAGCGCACGCGCGGCTTCAACTACTTCTCCGGCAAAGAAGAAAACGTGCAGGTGGAAGCCCAGGACGTGGTAGTAAGCATGTTTCAGCCGAAATCCACGCTGGTAAAGGTGCTGTTTGAGCCCCGCCCGGCCCTGGAAGACTCCCTGACCTACGACATCACCGCCTGGGCGCTGCCGTATTCGTTCGGCCTGAAATCGTATGCCCTCAAAGACCGGATTGCCACCGACGGCAAGGCCCCCAGCAAAGCCACGCTCAACAACTCGGCCGCCACTGGCCAGCCCTACGCCTATGTGGCGCGCTGGAACAACCTGCAGGACGTGCGGTTCCTGAGCCGCCTGTTGCAGCAGAAAGTGAAGGTGCGTGTGGCGGGCCGGGCCTTCGAGGCCGAAGGGCAGAAATACCAGCCCGGCACGCTGGTTATCACCCGCACCGGCAACGAAACGCTGGGCGCCAAATTCGACCAGCTGGTGCGCGCCCAGGCCGATTCGTCGGGCGTGATGCTGCAGGCCGTGAAATCGGGCTTCTCGACCTCCGGGGCCGACTTAGGCTCGGGCTATGTGCGCAACGTGGCGCGGCCCAACGTGGCCGTAGTGGCCGGCGAAGGCGTGTCGTCGACGGCGTTTGGCGAGGTATGGCACTTCTTCGAGCAGCAGATCGGCTACCCCGTTACGGTGCTGGGCTCCGACTACCTGCGCTCGGTGCCTTTAGCCAAGTTCGACGTGCTGATTCTGCCCGATGGCGACTACTCCGACATCTACAACGAGCGGCAGCTGGAAGCCCTCAAAACGTGGGTGCGTGGCGGCGGCCGCCTCATTGCCATGGAAGGTGCTTCTGCCTTCCTGGCCGGCAAAAAGGACTTTCTGCTGCGCACAAAGCCCGCCGACAGCTCCGCCACCAAGAAAGCCAGCCCCTACCGTTTGCTCAAGCCCTACGCCAACGCCGAGCGCGAGCAGATCGGGCAACGCGTGCAGGGCAGCGTTTACCGCGTGCAGCTCGACAACACGCACCCGCTGGCCTTCGGCTACGGCGACACCTACTTCGCCCTCGTGCGCGACACCCTCAACTACCGCTTCCTCGGCGAAGGCGGCTGGAACGTGGGCGTGCTCAAGCGCGACAACTACGCCGCCGGTTTCGCCGGCCGCCAGGCCCGCCGCAAGCTCACCGACACGTTCGTGTTCGGGGCCCAGGACATGGGCCGCGGCCAGGTTATCTACATGGCCGACAACCCGCTGTTCCGGGGCTTCTGGCAGGGCGGTAAGCTGCTGTTCGGCAACGCCCTGTTCTTCGTGGGCCAATAG